The segment GTGTTGTTGTTTTTATCTGGACTTTTATCCGAAACGCCCGAATGCCTCTAATACTTCCTTGAGCATTTTTCTTCCCGAATCGTCAACCCCAAAGTTATCATGAAGGCAGAGATCCATGTGCTGGGTTACGATGATTTTTGCCGCAGCGCGTAGAGCGCCGTCTGTGGCGGCAATCTGCCGCAGCACGTCACTGCATTTGCGTTCATTTTCTATCATTTTCATGACGCCTCGCACCTGCCCTTCGACCTTGCTTAGTCTGGCGAGCAACTCTTTTCTTGTCACTTCAGGATTTTTTTTCATTCTTTTTTTAC is part of the Candidatus Hydrogenedentota bacterium genome and harbors:
- a CDS encoding metal-sensitive transcriptional regulator is translated as MKKNPEVTRKELLARLSKVEGQVRGVMKMIENERKCSDVLRQIAATDGALRAAAKIIVTQHMDLCLHDNFGVDDSGRKMLKEVLEAFGRFG